A section of the Candidatus Desulfarcum epimagneticum genome encodes:
- a CDS encoding conserved hypothetical protein (Evidence 4 : Unknown function but conserved in other organisms), producing the protein MILVLNGLFPETVERIRVGFDGLLPQENIRVWHAPGPVSGLRPKNNWRRQIAELIREAFIADFKPDIVLVSNLFEGLNDDGVTSIGALDIDAPTAVALHDVIPFVHSDIDLKNSAVETWYKNKLGHLHRSDIIFAISESVRKDGIRYLGLPEDSVINISASEISHAQSMDRSAVRLISVLEKIHAGRCRSMDRKSLSARRPKLAYISPLPPERSGISDYSAELLPELSRYYDIDVIVDQDSVSDSLSNADWSVFDVEWFRCHYSRYDRALYHFGNSHFHQHMFSLLEEIPGVVVLHDFFLSGLVWHMDAHGSDPNYFVKRLYESHGYGAAREKFSDPASNDLVCRKYPCNLSVLKQAKGIVAHHEYSLNLAKDRHAKVDEDNWAVIPHLRIPAFGHDRAKARQALNLGDDDFIVCSFGLLGPSKLNHRLLKAWLTSHLAKDANCVLIFVGQNHEGEYGRELMTAIQRGKIGGRVRITGWVDTETFRHYLAAADIGVQLRTFSRGETSGAVMDCMNHSLATVVNANGAMADLPDDAVWKLPDKFSDMQLIEALETLRHDGSRRNKLGICARQVILKDHSPQGCAAQYFGAIERFYSHPRADIESLIKAVAAFDHYKPHYLEYLMLAESISFNFSERSLDRRIFLDISRTFHNDLKTGIECATCGLLIELIKAPPKGYRVEPVYLSAAGGRRHYRYARSYTFTLLGCPADIASDEPIDAQPGDIVIALDLFSQGTEDTRFYFDQLRQGGVKIYCLVFDLLPVLSPHLFPEGADKAHSNWLETIIRCDGGICISKTVAGELMEWVEKNGEEYSAAFNVSWFHLGADIRDSSFSCGMPDFAPAVLNTIQKCAAFLMVGTIEPRKGHMQTLDAFDKLWGEGLKVNLVIVGKEGWKGLPDGMRRSIPAIVNRLRNHPKLGKRLFWLNGISDEYLEEIYTVSTCLIAASEGEGFGLPLIEAARHKLHIIARDIPVFREVAHHHAYYFSGTKPIQLAETIKRWLELKRQNLAPSSEGMRWLTWKQSAEYLLSRILPQSQSKPSRRRIDEIN; encoded by the coding sequence GTGATCCTTGTCCTCAACGGCCTGTTCCCTGAAACTGTTGAAAGGATTCGCGTGGGTTTTGACGGCTTGCTGCCGCAAGAGAATATTCGCGTCTGGCATGCCCCGGGACCAGTCAGCGGTCTTAGACCCAAAAATAACTGGCGTCGACAGATTGCGGAATTAATACGTGAAGCCTTTATCGCTGATTTCAAGCCGGATATTGTCCTTGTGAGCAATTTGTTCGAGGGATTGAACGATGATGGCGTGACAAGCATTGGAGCGTTGGATATTGACGCGCCGACAGCTGTGGCGCTCCATGACGTTATTCCATTCGTTCACAGCGATATTGATCTGAAAAATTCTGCCGTTGAAACCTGGTATAAAAATAAACTTGGCCATCTTCACAGGTCGGACATCATTTTTGCCATATCAGAATCTGTTCGTAAAGATGGCATACGTTATTTGGGCCTTCCGGAAGACAGTGTGATTAATATTTCCGCATCGGAAATTTCTCATGCGCAGTCTATGGATCGGAGCGCTGTGCGGCTGATCTCTGTTTTGGAGAAAATTCACGCGGGGCGTTGTCGTTCAATGGACAGGAAATCCTTGTCCGCCCGCAGACCGAAATTGGCTTATATCTCTCCCCTTCCACCTGAGCGCAGCGGGATAAGCGACTACAGCGCTGAGCTTCTTCCAGAGCTGTCACGTTATTATGATATTGATGTCATTGTGGATCAAGATTCTGTGTCCGATTCCTTGAGTAACGCCGACTGGTCCGTTTTTGACGTGGAATGGTTTAGATGTCATTATAGCCGCTATGATCGGGCGCTCTACCATTTTGGCAATTCCCATTTCCATCAGCATATGTTCAGTTTGCTGGAGGAAATACCGGGCGTTGTTGTGCTGCACGATTTTTTTCTCTCCGGACTTGTGTGGCACATGGATGCGCATGGGTCTGACCCAAATTATTTCGTGAAGAGACTATATGAGTCACATGGCTATGGCGCAGCGCGGGAAAAATTCAGCGACCCCGCTTCAAATGACCTCGTTTGTCGGAAATATCCTTGTAACCTTAGTGTGTTGAAACAAGCGAAAGGCATTGTCGCACACCATGAATATTCTCTGAATCTGGCAAAAGACCGGCACGCTAAAGTTGACGAAGACAATTGGGCGGTTATTCCACATCTGCGGATTCCCGCGTTTGGACATGATCGCGCCAAAGCGCGCCAGGCTTTAAACCTCGGCGATGACGATTTCATAGTATGCAGTTTCGGCTTGCTTGGCCCCTCGAAACTGAACCATCGCTTGCTGAAAGCATGGCTCACCTCTCATTTGGCAAAAGACGCGAATTGTGTATTGATTTTTGTCGGCCAAAATCATGAGGGCGAATATGGCCGTGAACTGATGACCGCCATACAGCGCGGCAAAATCGGCGGACGAGTCCGCATCACCGGCTGGGTGGATACAGAGACCTTTCGTCATTACCTGGCGGCGGCCGATATAGGTGTGCAGCTTCGGACGTTTTCGCGCGGTGAAACTTCGGGCGCTGTCATGGATTGCATGAATCACAGCCTTGCCACTGTTGTCAATGCCAACGGCGCCATGGCGGATCTCCCTGATGACGCGGTTTGGAAGCTGCCTGATAAATTCAGCGACATGCAGTTGATTGAAGCCCTGGAAACTCTTCGGCATGATGGGTCCCGCAGAAACAAACTGGGCATTTGCGCAAGACAGGTTATACTGAAAGACCATTCGCCCCAGGGATGCGCGGCCCAGTATTTTGGCGCTATTGAGCGTTTTTACAGCCATCCCCGGGCAGACATTGAATCCTTAATCAAAGCGGTGGCCGCTTTTGATCATTACAAACCACACTATCTTGAATACTTAATGCTTGCGGAGTCGATTTCATTCAATTTTTCTGAGCGATCATTGGACAGACGAATTTTTCTTGACATTTCAAGAACTTTTCATAATGATTTAAAAACGGGGATAGAGTGTGCCACCTGCGGTTTGTTGATTGAGTTGATTAAAGCGCCGCCGAAGGGTTATCGGGTTGAGCCTGTTTATCTCTCCGCCGCCGGGGGGCGCCGGCATTATCGGTATGCCAGATCTTACACTTTTACCCTGCTGGGTTGTCCCGCAGATATCGCTTCTGACGAACCGATAGATGCCCAACCCGGGGATATTGTGATCGCCCTTGACTTATTTTCGCAAGGGACAGAAGATACTCGCTTTTATTTTGATCAGTTGCGTCAAGGCGGAGTTAAAATATATTGTCTTGTTTTTGATCTTCTGCCGGTCTTATCGCCTCATTTATTTCCGGAAGGAGCGGATAAAGCGCATTCAAATTGGTTAGAAACCATCATCCGCTGCGATGGCGGAATATGTATCTCAAAAACAGTGGCCGGCGAACTGATGGAATGGGTTGAAAAAAATGGAGAGGAATATTCGGCCGCATTTAATGTGTCCTGGTTTCATTTAGGAGCGGACATCAGGGATTCATCCTTCTCTTGCGGCATGCCGGATTTCGCGCCCGCTGTGTTGAATACGATTCAAAAATGCGCCGCTTTCCTTATGGTGGGAACCATTGAGCCCCGCAAGGGTCACATGCAGACGCTTGACGCGTTTGACAAACTTTGGGGCGAGGGACTCAAGGTGAATCTGGTGATTGTGGGAAAAGAGGGATGGAAGGGATTGCCGGATGGCATGAGGCGCTCCATTCCCGCCATAGTAAATCGATTGAGAAATCATCCCAAGCTTGGAAAACGTCTGTTTTGGCTGAACGGAATCAGCGATGAGTATCTGGAAGAAATTTATACTGTTTCGACATGTTTGATTGCCGCCTCAGAGGGAGAGGGTTTTGGCTTGCCGCTAATCGAAGCGGCCCGGCATAAATTACATATTATCGCCCGTGATATACCCGTATTCAGGGAAGTCGCCCATCATCATGCGTATTATTTCAGCGGAACCAAACCCATTCAACTGGCTGAAACCATTAAACGGTGGCTTGAGTTAAAGCGGCAAAACCTTGCGCCTTCTTCTGAAGGCATGAGATGGCTGACATGGAAACAAAGCGCGGAATATCTTTTGAGCCGGATTTTGCCTCAATCTCAATCAAAACCAAGCCGGAGAAGAATCGATGAAATTAATTGA
- a CDS encoding conserved membrane hypothetical protein (Evidence 4 : Unknown function but conserved in other organisms), whose protein sequence is MKLIDILFSSEKKIIWALVFFLLLVGIFYSGKLFITHIHDGIPSGPLDPEVERMWSGDHFSQFYRYSLFKNNIGRGNSPYFSGYQFASGAFTEGLIFFPFSAINGALAFLFGDILSYNLMALFSYVFVGLAAYFLVKLLTGSVSAAIVAAFYLATVPFRTSFLYGEMVYGVDIVMLPLLIYAIERARNEGRSRWFAISGILLFLTLTANFQMLYWAIFILWPYMLYRLIGFSFDASRTPPERVKALLWLLPGLFACVCYTIFIYGMMKNSVLHSGQNFKETFFYTPEIYRLFLQFSGNEKNVYLGLTALVALPWLLKTLFDWRKQSARKTELCIFFVLFLFAFFLCFGPRLDAVTGLPVYRWMFDHIPGFNGTRTPGRIMSVVVVLYTILLGYFVACLLETVKKRWSFSNGALIAIFFSVLIVYDFNYTQPGISLFMEKNNVYEGISGKQTRVVTLPFQYISGDHRNGAFLPLALKHDLRMFTGHSGIYPSAVDEPVRFLYSVNEGCLDRDQWEWLTANHFEYIIAHYTEFEPRVSRQAIMGLMGSPFVDYVTQDQGVYLYKIRNKPAPEKKMNDQILADLYLSLPLPGGAKNESSGIEYLSGWHVREVYKNQRPFRWMRKTHSKLLVGAAKPSVDAQFEYWCPGDAELEIVVGLSYGKIDQKALPDGWRRVNVHLSEHTGSMSIIHLKAATEFRAPPDIRVFGCMVSDVIRKTD, encoded by the coding sequence ATGAAATTAATTGATATTCTCTTTAGCTCTGAAAAAAAAATAATTTGGGCGCTGGTTTTTTTTTTGCTTCTGGTCGGTATTTTTTATTCCGGCAAACTGTTCATCACTCATATCCATGACGGGATCCCTTCTGGTCCACTTGACCCTGAGGTGGAGCGTATGTGGTCCGGTGATCACTTCTCACAGTTTTATCGATACTCATTATTTAAAAATAACATTGGGCGTGGCAATAGCCCTTACTTCAGCGGTTATCAGTTTGCGTCCGGCGCGTTCACGGAAGGGTTGATTTTTTTCCCTTTCAGCGCGATCAATGGGGCGCTGGCCTTTCTTTTTGGAGACATCCTGTCCTACAACCTGATGGCTCTGTTTTCTTATGTGTTTGTGGGTCTCGCCGCGTATTTTCTTGTTAAGCTTCTGACAGGATCGGTTTCGGCGGCAATTGTCGCGGCTTTTTACCTGGCGACTGTTCCATTCAGAACGAGTTTTTTGTACGGTGAGATGGTTTACGGTGTGGACATTGTGATGCTGCCGCTGCTTATATATGCTATCGAAAGGGCTCGCAATGAGGGCCGGTCAAGATGGTTTGCCATTTCCGGCATCCTGCTTTTTTTGACACTGACCGCAAATTTTCAGATGCTTTACTGGGCCATATTTATTCTTTGGCCGTACATGTTGTATCGTTTGATCGGCTTTTCTTTTGACGCATCGAGAACCCCTCCGGAACGGGTGAAAGCGCTTCTCTGGCTTTTGCCCGGTTTATTTGCTTGCGTATGCTACACTATATTTATATATGGAATGATGAAAAACAGCGTGCTGCATTCCGGACAAAATTTTAAGGAAACTTTTTTCTATACCCCTGAAATATACAGGTTGTTTTTACAATTCAGTGGAAATGAAAAAAATGTTTATCTTGGATTGACCGCATTGGTGGCGCTGCCATGGCTCTTAAAGACATTGTTTGACTGGAGAAAACAGTCTGCCCGAAAAACAGAGCTGTGCATTTTTTTTGTTCTTTTTTTGTTTGCTTTTTTTCTTTGTTTCGGCCCGCGGTTAGACGCGGTGACCGGGCTGCCTGTTTATCGCTGGATGTTTGATCATATTCCCGGATTTAACGGCACCCGGACACCCGGCAGAATTATGTCCGTCGTGGTGGTTCTTTACACGATATTGCTGGGATACTTTGTCGCCTGCCTGCTGGAAACAGTAAAAAAGCGCTGGAGCTTTTCAAATGGGGCTTTAATCGCCATTTTTTTTTCAGTCTTGATCGTTTACGACTTTAATTATACCCAACCGGGAATAAGCCTTTTCATGGAGAAGAATAATGTTTATGAAGGCATATCCGGGAAACAAACGCGGGTGGTCACACTTCCGTTTCAATATATAAGCGGGGATCATAGAAATGGCGCCTTTTTGCCCCTGGCTTTAAAACATGACTTGCGTATGTTTACCGGGCATAGCGGTATTTACCCTTCCGCCGTTGACGAGCCGGTCAGATTTTTATATTCAGTCAATGAAGGATGCCTTGACCGGGATCAATGGGAATGGCTGACGGCCAATCACTTTGAATATATTATCGCTCACTACACGGAATTTGAGCCAAGAGTATCCCGGCAAGCGATCATGGGGTTAATGGGCAGTCCATTTGTTGATTATGTAACGCAGGATCAGGGGGTCTATCTCTACAAAATAAGGAATAAACCCGCCCCTGAAAAAAAAATGAATGATCAAATTCTGGCAGATTTGTATTTGTCTTTGCCTTTACCTGGCGGCGCTAAAAATGAATCGTCCGGCATTGAATATTTAAGCGGTTGGCATGTAAGAGAGGTGTACAAAAATCAAAGACCCTTCAGGTGGATGCGCAAAACCCATTCGAAGCTTCTGGTCGGCGCCGCAAAACCATCTGTCGACGCGCAATTTGAATACTGGTGTCCAGGCGACGCTGAGCTTGAAATAGTGGTGGGTCTTTCATATGGAAAGATTGATCAAAAAGCGCTTCCGGACGGATGGAGGCGCGTCAATGTTCATTTGTCTGAACACACTGGATCAATGTCGATTATTCATTTAAAAGCGGCCACTGAATTTCGCGCGCCGCCTGATATAAGGGTTTTTGGATGCATGGTTTCCGACGTGATCAGGAAAACGGATTGA
- a CDS encoding Phosphoribosylglycinamide synthetase produces the protein MISERRRFSGFSNFSQKSGTLPKLLIAGGGYADVPLIHSGRRLGYHVITSGNRVTDMGHQYSDECRLEDFSDKEAILRLAKKLKVDAICPCCNDFSAISCAYAAEEMGLPGHDSYETALILHHKDQYRKFSRDNHVPSPVGEGFSNALDALDTIRGRRFPLMVKPVDLSGGKGITKLEKIEEAPAAIENALHRSKAGRIVVEEFIEGSRHGFSAFLRDGRVVFCFLDNEHYYQNPYLVAAASTPSPAPGSVSDKLRLETERISNILNLSDGIFHAQFILRENEPVMIEVTRRSPGDLYTRLVEHATGVDYPGYIVKAAAGLDISRLRQEEPRGFFSRVCIMAEREGIVKDIVFDPWIEDKIIEKIIWGKPGESVDDATTCKLGIVFLKFGSMDEMLAKTEKMSELIRVILD, from the coding sequence ATGATATCCGAAAGACGCCGGTTTTCCGGTTTTTCAAATTTTTCACAGAAATCTGGGACTTTGCCGAAATTATTAATCGCCGGGGGGGGATACGCCGATGTCCCTTTGATACACTCGGGCAGACGATTGGGTTATCATGTGATCACAAGCGGCAACCGAGTCACGGATATGGGGCATCAATATTCCGATGAATGCCGTCTTGAAGATTTTTCCGATAAGGAGGCGATTTTACGTCTGGCGAAAAAATTGAAAGTGGATGCGATTTGTCCCTGCTGCAATGATTTTTCGGCGATCTCATGCGCCTATGCGGCGGAAGAAATGGGGCTGCCGGGCCATGACTCTTATGAGACCGCGCTTATTCTTCATCATAAGGATCAATATCGAAAATTTTCCCGGGACAACCACGTCCCGTCTCCCGTTGGAGAGGGATTTTCCAACGCGCTTGATGCGCTTGACACAATCAGGGGCCGGCGTTTTCCGTTGATGGTCAAGCCGGTGGACCTGAGCGGGGGAAAAGGAATCACAAAGCTTGAAAAAATAGAGGAGGCGCCCGCCGCCATTGAAAACGCTTTACATCGTTCCAAAGCCGGACGAATTGTGGTGGAGGAATTTATTGAAGGCTCCCGTCATGGTTTCTCGGCTTTTCTGCGGGATGGCAGAGTTGTTTTTTGTTTCCTGGACAACGAGCATTATTACCAGAATCCTTATCTGGTCGCCGCCGCTTCGACCCCCTCCCCGGCGCCCGGAAGCGTCTCTGATAAATTGCGACTGGAAACGGAAAGAATTTCAAATATTTTAAATCTTTCTGACGGTATCTTTCACGCGCAGTTTATTTTAAGAGAAAACGAGCCGGTGATGATTGAAGTCACGCGCAGATCGCCGGGGGACCTTTATACCAGACTGGTCGAACATGCCACCGGCGTGGATTATCCTGGTTATATTGTAAAAGCCGCCGCCGGTCTGGACATTTCCCGCCTGCGCCAGGAGGAGCCCAGGGGATTTTTTTCCCGAGTCTGCATTATGGCCGAACGGGAAGGCATTGTCAAAGACATCGTCTTTGACCCCTGGATTGAAGACAAAATAATTGAAAAAATAATTTGGGGAAAGCCCGGGGAGTCGGTGGATGACGCCACGACATGCAAGCTGGGGATTGTTTTTTTAAAGTTTGGATCAATGGATGAAATGCTGGCGAAGACAGAAAAAATGTCGGAGCTTATTCGCGTTATTCTGGATTGA